The DNA segment GCTACCACTATTATACGAACCATCAGGAGCCATATTATAAGTGCTACCACCAACATAATTTCCGTCTGGTGTCATTGAATATGTACTTCCACCAACATAATTACCATCGGGGGTCATAGTATAATCACTTGCATTTGCACCTAAACATAATCCTATTGAGATTAAACTCATACTTACTATTTTTTTCATTTTATTTACTCCTTTTAAAATGTGAAATTATTTTATCAATCCATTTAGTCATATTTTGTCTTTACTTATTTATTCCTTGTATTTTTAATCCTATTTATTTAGACAATATATGTCTATATATCTCTTTATAATTCTCCTATCAAAACAATCAAGGAGAATAAAATGATTATCACATTACACGCTGCAAAAAGGTTTTTAGAAAGAGTTATTGGAAAAACTGAATTTACAAATAAAGATTTAGAATTAGCAAATGCATATCTAACAAAAGTTTTAAAAAATGTAGTTCCAACAAGTGTTGCAAAAAGTTTTGCATTACCAGGGTTTGAGAATCAATTTTATGTGGTTCATAAACATAATGCGATTATTACAATTATTCCAAAAAGAGATTAAATTAAATAGACAAAATGTGTACATTTTTAATAATAGTATTTCAATATAAAATATAAACAAAAAGGAAACAAAATGCTAGATTCAATCCAAACTGAATTAAACCAAGGTGTAAGAAATATGGCTAAAAGCTCTTTAATTAAAAAGCTAAATGAACAAGGAATTAATAAAAATGACTTAGAGAATGAGAAATTTGAAGAGTTACTTTTATTAGAAATTGAGATTATAAAAAATGATGGTAAAAAAGTTGCTGCTGGAATTGCAGTTGGTATTGGAATCAGTCTTTTGACTGGTGGATTAATATAAAAGAATTTTGCTATGAACACAAAAGAGTTAGAACTAATTTTAAAGGGAAAATCTAAGAAATCAACTGCTGGTCAAGTTTGGACAATTACAAAATGTTTATCAATTTTTACATGGTGTGTTGGCAAATTTATTATAAAAAATACACCAACTGTTTTAGGTGTTGCTTGGCAAGTAAAAAAAGAAATTTCAAATGAAATAGCACAAAGTATCCATGAATACAAACAAGAACAAAGACAATTGGCTTTAGAAGAAAAAATTAAAGCTCTAACATTACCTAATAAAAAATCTTAAATAGGAAAAAATTATGAGACCAGAAGATATTTTAAATAATGCTATTGAATCTATTAAAAGTGGGATTGATAAAGTTGATGATACTTATGAATCACATATAAGAGAAAAAGCTATTAAAGAAGTAAATGAAAAAATAGAAGAAAAAGGTTTAAGTGTTGAACAAATTCAAAATGATGATTATGAATCAATGATTAGTGATTTATCAAAGGATATAAAAGCAGATTATGCAAAAAAAACTGCACAAGGTTTATTGGCTTTTATTGGTTTAGATATGCTTTTAGGGATATAAAATATGATGAATTTTTTATTTAAAACTGGAACTTATCTTTTTATTTGGAAAAAGTTTAAAACTCAAATTATTTCACTATTAGCTTCTATTGTTTTAATATGGTTAATATTTGGAATATATGATGATTTAATAAAAATATTTGAATTAGAAGATACAAGCACTTTACTTTATTTATTATTAGGGAAATGGTTAATTGTGAGTTTTATTATTTTATATAATATTTTGTTAATCAAATCTATTAAAACTGCATCGAAAGATAAGATTATAGAAAAAGAAGAAATTATCTTACCTAAAAAATCACAAGAGATTTTAAATAAAAAAGATATATTAACAACAACTGATTTAATATTAAAAAAGTATAGAAGTAATAATGACAACTCATAATTTAAAAATATTTAGTTTATTGCTTATGATATATTTTATTTCATTATCAAATCTAAATGCAAATTCATATTCAAAAACTAAAAAAATCCTATTAAAAAAAGTATATTTTGATAACCAATTTACTTTTTATTGTGGAAATCCTTATGAAATAAAGCAGATAAAAGGTAAACAGAGAACAGTTATTATTGAAGATAAAAAATATTATTCCCCAAAAAATAGCTCTTTTTTTAACTTTTTTGCAAATAGTAATAATGAAAGATCAAAAGTTGTTGAATGGGAACATGTAGTGCCAATTCAAGTTCTTGCACAAAATTTACCTTGTTGGAAAGATGGTGGAAGAAAAGCTTGTAATAAAGATAACACTTTTAGAGCTATGGAATCTGATATGTACAATCTTGTTCCTGCTATAGGAGAAATTAACAACGATAGAAGCAATTATAAATTTGGTGATAAATTACCAAAAAAACAGCAATATGGAAAATGTGAATTTGAAGTTGATTCTAAAAATAAAATAGCTTATCCAAAAAAAGAGATTAGAGGAGATATTGCTAGAATCTATTTTTATATGTCAAATAAATATAATTTTAAAATCTCAAAACAAGAAAAAATAATGTTTGAGAAATGGAATCAAGAAGACCCTATTTCACAATGGGAGAAAACAAAAATTAAGAGAATTGAAGAGTTTATCTCATTTGATTCAGAGATTTGAATATCATCTATTTATTTTCAAATTTTATATTTAGACTAAGGTTGATTAAAAATTATTTACAAATATAACAATTCAATTTTATAGTATTTATTTAATAAAATATTTTTCCAATAAAAACGAAAAACAATCAAGGGTTTTTCCAGTCCCTGATATGAAAATCTATTTTTTTATTCTACTAATCCTTCAAGTGGTGGAATAAACCTAATATCTGTTGTTCCACAATATTCAAATACCTGAGAACCTGGATAGTATTTGATATGAAATTTTGCGAGTTCTTTTTCATACTCTTTTAAATATTGTTTAGCAGATGTTACTTGCCTTGGTGTTTCACATGGATAATTTATAGTTTCAAGAAGCTGCATTAACTTTATTCTTTGAATATTATCAGCACTAGCATCATGAGTAATAAAAAACTCAATTATTGACCTAATAAATGCACTACCCTTGCCTCTTATACTGATCAAATCATCAAATCGTTTATTATAATTTATTGACATTGTTTTATTAAAATATTCTGAATATAATGAAGATAAAATAATAACATATGATTGTTCTTTTGAACTATATTTCATCTCTTGAATAATATTGTAGCTAGAGCTTACTCCTGAACCATTATTATCGCTTCTTACAATTACAACGTCTTTTATATATTCTATTGCTTCTTGAATGTTTTTTTGAGTTTTACCACTCCATTCCAATCCCAACTTTTGGGCAATTTCATATATACTAAAATAAATAGCTATATTTCCTTTATAAAGAACTGATCTTGCAATATTATTAATCATTATACAATCTAATATCATTTTATGATACTGTGTAAGTAGCCTATTTCTAATTTCTACAGTTCCAAAAGCTGTTTCTCTTCTTAAAATATTTTTATTTGCAACAAACTCTTTAGCTAGAGCACTATTATGAGATATTTTATCAACAGGCATAAATGGACTAACTCTTAAATCCATAAGAGTCGCTGTTGATTCATTTATCTTTTGTTTTGTATCAAAGAGGCTGTATTGAATTTGACTCTCATCAGGTAAAAAACCTACTTTTTCTTTAGGTACCATCTTCTTAATAAATTTTGGTTTTATTTCATCATTTTTTTGTACAGCCATGATTTTCCCTTGTTGTATATTTGTAAAACTTTTATCATAATTCATCTACTTCTGTTGCTTCAATATCCCCAAGCAGTGGTACTGAATATTTTTTAGGCACTCTTTTTTCAGTTTCTTTGTAAGGAATAACTTCAACTTTTACATCAAAAAGCTTAATAATATAATCTTTTTTGTCATTAGAAAAATGATTTGTCTTATCTATAACTACTTTTCTACTTCTTGAATCATTTTCAACTTTTTCAATCACATAATGCATTCTACAAGCATCAATAAAAGCACTTGCTCCTCTTGCAGTAGTTTTACTTGTTCCACTTGCCTTTGAATGATGGTGTATTAAAATAATTGTTTTATTCTCGTCTACACACCATTTATTTAATAAACTCATAAAAAATCTTGCATCTGCATTTGAATTTTCATCAGCACCAAAGAAAGCTATAAGTGGATCTATCACAATTAATGAAAAATCTTTTAATTGCTGTTTCATTTCTTCAAATTTTGTATTAATATTCAAATTTTTATCAACAAAATGAAATACTTGCGTCTCTTTTCCTAAAACAGAAATTCTTTGATTAATAGTTAAATTATGATGGACTTTACAAAGACTTAGTGCTCTTTTTTTTGATACCCCTATTTCATCTTCACTTAGCCATAAAAATGCCCTATTCTCTTTATATTTTGAAATGTAGTTCAAAGCTAAATATAATGAAAGATAACTTTTTCCACTTCCACCAGCAGCACTTATGATATTTATCTCATTTTCTTGAATTGGCAAAACATCTTCTAATAGAAAGTTTGGTGTTTTTTCTTTTACATTTGAAAAATCTACAAGATTAAATAGTTCTTGTCTTTTAAAATCTCTACTTCTTATTATTAAATCTTGTAGTTCATTTATTTTATCAATACTATTTGAATCTGAACTAGCTATCTTTCTTAATTGATCCTGCAAAAATATTTTATAATTATTTTCTTGTAATTCATTGTAAATAGATTTTATTTGAGTTAGTGGATTAGTTGTTATGATATTTATTAATGTTTGTTCATAGCTATTCCCTAGCTTTGCAACTATTGCTTCTTCATTAATTGGGAAATTATTTTTATTTAACTCTTGCATAACATCAAATATATTTTTATATTGTTGATTTGAAAATATATTTTCTTTTACATCTTTGATAGTATTATTATCAAATAAAATTGTAGAGAGAATCCCTCTCTCCATACTATCTATAAAAGTTAAATCTAATTTATTAAACATATGCCCTACTTCTAGTTACTATTACTTAATATGATTTTTTTAATATACTCTTCTATATTTTTAGAATCATCTAATTTAAAAACACTCATATCAATCTCTATTTTTAGCTTATTTTTTTTACTTTCTATATCAACACCTGTAATAAGTGGTAATTCAAATGGATAAGTTTTTATTTTTTGAGTTTTATTTTTTTTACTATTTTCTTTATTTTTATTTTCTGTGAACTCTTGAAGTTTATCTTTTATCTCTTTGTGTGTTAAATCATTTTCGATTAATCTTAAAATCAATTCATAATGTTCTAGAGTAGGGCACTTTAAAATATTGTTTAATATAGCTGTATTTTTTAGTTTATTCTCTTGAATTAACAATTGGCATTCTTCGGAAAAATTACTCAGATTAATTATATCTGCAATTGTTGTTTTTGATTTTCCACTTAGTGCAGCTATATCTCTATAACTTTTATTGTACTCTTCATTTAATTTTTTAAAAGCATTCGCTTCCTCAATCAGTGTTAAATCTTCTCTTTGTAAATTTTCTATTAAAGATAATTCTCTTAATTTTTCATCTGTTATATTGTATAAAAGATTTGCATCTATATATTCTAATCCTGCTATTTGGTGAGCTCTTAATCTTCTCTCTCCTGCTATTAAAATCAGTTCATCATTTATTTGTGCAACTGTAATAGCTTGAATTAGGCCATTTTGTTTTATTGATTCTGCTAAATCATTTAATTTTTGCTCATCAAAATATTTTCTAGGTTGAAAAGGGTTTAATTTTATTTCAGAAACTTTCAAT comes from the Aliarcobacter cibarius genome and includes:
- a CDS encoding endonuclease produces the protein MTTHNLKIFSLLLMIYFISLSNLNANSYSKTKKILLKKVYFDNQFTFYCGNPYEIKQIKGKQRTVIIEDKKYYSPKNSSFFNFFANSNNERSKVVEWEHVVPIQVLAQNLPCWKDGGRKACNKDNTFRAMESDMYNLVPAIGEINNDRSNYKFGDKLPKKQQYGKCEFEVDSKNKIAYPKKEIRGDIARIYFYMSNKYNFKISKQEKIMFEKWNQEDPISQWEKTKIKRIEEFISFDSEI
- a CDS encoding AAA family ATPase is translated as MFNKLDLTFIDSMERGILSTILFDNNTIKDVKENIFSNQQYKNIFDVMQELNKNNFPINEEAIVAKLGNSYEQTLINIITTNPLTQIKSIYNELQENNYKIFLQDQLRKIASSDSNSIDKINELQDLIIRSRDFKRQELFNLVDFSNVKEKTPNFLLEDVLPIQENEINIISAAGGSGKSYLSLYLALNYISKYKENRAFLWLSEDEIGVSKKRALSLCKVHHNLTINQRISVLGKETQVFHFVDKNLNINTKFEEMKQQLKDFSLIVIDPLIAFFGADENSNADARFFMSLLNKWCVDENKTIILIHHHSKASGTSKTTARGASAFIDACRMHYVIEKVENDSRSRKVVIDKTNHFSNDKKDYIIKLFDVKVEVIPYKETEKRVPKKYSVPLLGDIEATEVDEL
- a CDS encoding BTB/POZ domain-containing protein encodes the protein MNYDKSFTNIQQGKIMAVQKNDEIKPKFIKKMVPKEKVGFLPDESQIQYSLFDTKQKINESTATLMDLRVSPFMPVDKISHNSALAKEFVANKNILRRETAFGTVEIRNRLLTQYHKMILDCIMINNIARSVLYKGNIAIYFSIYEIAQKLGLEWSGKTQKNIQEAIEYIKDVVIVRSDNNGSGVSSSYNIIQEMKYSSKEQSYVIILSSLYSEYFNKTMSINYNKRFDDLISIRGKGSAFIRSIIEFFITHDASADNIQRIKLMQLLETINYPCETPRQVTSAKQYLKEYEKELAKFHIKYYPGSQVFEYCGTTDIRFIPPLEGLVE
- a CDS encoding ParB/RepB/Spo0J family partition protein, which codes for MSNQNKPLSKLEQIKLAAAAQSNKNIAQANVKESRLKVSEIKLNPFQPRKYFDEQKLNDLAESIKQNGLIQAITVAQINDELILIAGERRLRAHQIAGLEYIDANLLYNITDEKLRELSLIENLQREDLTLIEEANAFKKLNEEYNKSYRDIAALSGKSKTTIADIINLSNFSEECQLLIQENKLKNTAILNNILKCPTLEHYELILRLIENDLTHKEIKDKLQEFTENKNKENSKKNKTQKIKTYPFELPLITGVDIESKKNKLKIEIDMSVFKLDDSKNIEEYIKKIILSNSN